Proteins from a single region of Rana temporaria chromosome 5, aRanTem1.1, whole genome shotgun sequence:
- the LOC120941724 gene encoding uncharacterized protein LOC120941724 translates to MERPLLPENLLQVTFDDAAIYFSEEQWQNLEEFQKKIYKELIKEIYETMLALGYRIPKPEIVSRIERGEEPCIDSNKKQKLEEPQAEGSKDTGPVIKVERQSPEASIHIPPSEISSSQERSGAQCPRCGTCCNNQCGMGYQWNTQGMYPGPPQVDNNHRKQFVAPSPTYFNGSPISPGYANRGEAMPHPTSPMGYNNMGMVPLSPHYPVYRNVGDPNTTFPFPERPQQNPMFGNFEVNQQTQMGPPGSHMTASEHENRNRKEQYINAREGQFQERRNQMGPCPACGTFCNNQCAASFQWEQRRLQHGVPGAMETNRYASPPNPYFNAGANQAAFSNVRHPLRHGTPPMNVQGNPAMIQLSPQFAGYRRQGDPRSPNVMHGKQEHPQGHVIHGGNTAAANLHGPNQTGKYGTMPANMGGNHRKSQSMSPLAALETMPMMSTNNSPNAVNEQRSRSANQVANATNAMMTEQRSRPPNQMVNNSPNALTDQRSRPQNQMANNSPNAFIDQRSRHPNQMANNSPNAINEQRNRLANQMAISCSNTLTDQRSRPIYQMANNSPNTITDQRSRPPTYQMVTTSPNTITDHRTRPPTYQMATSSPNTITDHRTRFTYQMVNTSSNNVTDQRNRPPAQIVTSSDATRGTVAQNINKRPDNFQCSIIGGKLVQSVTPPTGNTGQPRPGEMTFNRSPSLGHNGNYAHKNAQPSSTMSQEVGRTTTGESVGSKRPASQQASDGVLPPKRASPTVIIVDCDEGKPASSQVTSANNPDTARRTPTSKSESLPSEPIVVSDDQDTKNAELQDSREDKRSQASITISSIRTSGIFNPPTIRGKREVKNDSNTIIIIDDKDPEGAVHQTLQTKTSKDESQTSTCGTPPMKNPKAAGEPPPLAPKVQQQGVQQGTPVMVNKVHMQQPSPIIVTGGTSLGNQQLPVNGNQSIMLTFPVTVGNSGIMLATPVNISENQISGANHTNRMPVGKNPRFVQPNSVPINIAPQNVHSKLGQVTMRPVIGQANRLAVPHGQAKSITVNVSQPGSVAGTLSINNANLQKVNGGTFKAAPVTSAGNQPVGQSFPLFVDANSGLILTGSAVPSKDSVPSGIGNATMVTVNGGVVSGNVGQVAMGGKLAFSPVNVNGLANTTFITVDGPMSLGNNSSVTLASNPTNINNKGALNIGNSTILTLNGGMGSIGSAHPVGAPIANIASINTNGTLQVATTAASAVVSGQQNSGIIIRKVGDPSTVSQNPQPSEDSTVVVVERLFNCSECGEKFNSLENLTSHQVVHKRPNAQPEGKAGEATSKDNEVLPGGAEDDSHTILYTTQGDDGSTVYVVTV, encoded by the exons atACCGGGCCGGTGATTAAAGTGGAACGGCAGTCTCCAGAAGCTTCCATCCACATTCCCCCCAGCGAGATCTCCTCGTCCCAGGAACGTAGCGGAGCGCAGTGCCCGAGGTGTGGGACATGCTGCAACAACCAGTGTGGGATGGGCTATCAATGGAACACCCAAGGGATGTACCCGGGACCCCCACAAGTGGATAATAATCACAGAAAACAGTTTGTGGCCCCTTCACCGACATACTTCAATGGTAGCCCCATCTCTCCGGGATACGCCAACAGAGGCGAGGCAATGCCACACCCAACTTCTCCTATGGGGTACAACAATATGGGGATGGTTCCTCTGTCTCCCCACTATCCCGTATACAGAAATGTCGGGGACCCCAACACCACATTTCCGTTTCCAGAGAGACCCCAGCAGAATCCTATGTTTGGAAATTTCGAAGTCAATCAGCAAACACAGATGGGCCCTCCAGGAAGTCACATGACAG CTTCAGAGCACGAGAACCGAAACCGGAAGGAACAGTACATTAACGCACGTGAAGGCCAATTCCAGGAAAGGAGAAACCAGATGGGGCCTTGCCCTGCCTGTGGAACGTTCTGCAATAATCAGTGCGCAGCAAGCTTTCAGTGGGAACAAAGGCGGCTGCAACACGGTGTTCCGGGGGCAATGGAAACAAACCGATATGCATCACCTCCAAACCCCTATTTCAATGCTGGTGCAAACCAAGCAGCTTTTTCCAACGTGCGCCATCCTCTAAGACATGGGACCCCTCCGATGAATGTTCAAGGGAACCCAGCAATGATCCAGTTGTCCCCACAATTTGCTGGATATCGTAGGCAGGGAGATCCAAGGTCCCCCAACGTTATGCATGGAAAGCAAGAGCATCCACAGGGACATGTCATTCATGGAGGCAACACAGCGGCTGCAAATTTACACGGGCCAAACCAAACTGGCAAATATGGAACTATGCCAGCAAACATGGGTGGAAATCATAGGAAGTCCCAATCCATGTCTCCTCTTGCCGCTCTGGAAACGATGCCAATGATGTCTACTAATAACAGCCCGAATGCCGTAAATGAACAGAGAAGTAGATCCGCTAACCAGGTTGCCAACGCCACAAATGCGATGATGACTGAACAGAGAAGCAGACCTCCAAACCAGATGGTTAATAACAGCCCAAATGCTTTAACTGACCAGAGGAGCAGACCTCAAAACCAGATGGCTAATAACAGCCCAAATGCTTTCATTGACCAGAGAAGCAGACATCCAAACCAGATGGCCAATAACAGCCCAAATGCTATAAATGAACAGAGAAATAGACTTGCTAACCAGATGGCTATAAGTTGCTCAAATACTTTAACTGACCAGAGAAGTAGGCCCATTTACCAGATGGCCAATAACAGCCCAAATACTATAACTGACCAGAGAAGTAGACCACCCACTTACCAAATGGTTACTACCAGCCCAAATACTATAACTGACCACAGAACTAGACCCCCCACGTACCAAATGGCTACTAGCAGCCCAAATACCATAACTGACCACAGAACTAGATTTACTTACCAAATGGTTAATACCAGCTCAAATAATGTAACTGACCAGAGAAATAGACCCCCAGCCCAGATTGTGACTAGCAGCGATGCCACCAGGGGAACCGTTGCCCAAAATATCAACAAAAGGCCAGACAACTTCCAGTGTTCCATAATAGGAGGTAAATTGGTACAGTCTGTCACACCGCCAACTGGTAACACCGGGCAGCCAAGGCCCGGCGAAATGACTTTTAATAGGAGCCCCTCTCTAGGTCACAATGGTAACTATGCTCACAAAAATGCCCAGCCCTCATCAACAATGAGTCAGGAAGTTGGTCGGACAACCACTGGAGAAAGTGTGGGAAGTAAACGACCTGCCTCCCAGCAGGCATCAGATGGTGTGCTGCCTCCTAAAAGAGCAAGCCCCACTGTTATTATTGTTGATTGCGATGAAGGAAAACCAGCGTCATCCCAAGTGACGAGTGCAAACAACCCCGACACTGCTCGTAGAACACCTACTTCCAAGTCAGAAAGTCTTCCTTCAGAGCCGATTGTGGTTAGTGATGATCAGGATACCAAGAATGCTGAACTTCAGGATTCCAGAGAAGATAAACGCTCTCAAGCTTCGATCACCATCAGCAGCATCCGGACTTCTGGAATATTTAACCCGCCTACAATCCGGGGTAAAAGGGAAGTGAAAAATGACTCCAATACCATAATTATTATTGATGACAAAGATCCAGAGGGGGCTGTCCATCAGACTCTGCAAACCAAGACGTCGAAAGATGAATCGCAGACTTCCACCTGTGGAACTCCTCCAATGAAAAACCCCAAAGCTGCTGGTGAGCCTCCACCCTTGGCCCCCAAGGTCCAACAGCAAGGGGTGCAGCAGGGTACCCCAGTTATGGTTAATAAAGTTCATATGCAGCAACCTTCCCCGATCATTGTCACTGGTGGCACAAGCCTTGGCAACCAACAACTGCCAGTCAATGGAAATCAAAGCATCATGTTGACCTTTCCTGTCACTGTTGGAAATTCAGGGATAATGCTTGCAACTCCGGTGAATATTTCAGAAAACCAAATTTCTGGGGCGAACCACACCAACAGAATGCCTGTAGGCAAGAACCCCCGTTTTGTACAGCCAAACAGTGTTCCCATCAACATTGCACCTCAGAATGTTCATTCTAAGTTAGGTCAGGTTACTATGAGGCCTGTAATTGGTCAGGCTAATAGACTAGCAGTACCTCACGGACAGGCAAAATCCATAACGGTCAACGTTAGCCAGCCTGGCAGTGTTGCAGGGACTCTGAGTATTAATAATGCCAACCTTCAAAAGGTTAATGGTGGTACTTTTAAAGCTGCTCCCGTGACATCTGCTGGGAACCAGCCAGTAGGACAGTCATTCCCGCTTTTTGTGGATGCCAATTCTGGTCTTATCCTTACTGGATCTGCAGTACCCTCCAAGGATTCTGTACCCTCTGGTATAGGGAATGCTACAATGGTCACTGTTAACGGTGGTGTGGTTTCTGGAAATGTTGGCCAAGTGGCCATGGGTGGAAAGTTGGCCTTCAGCCCTGTTAACGTCAATGGACTTGCCAATACAACATTCATCACAGTAGATGGGCCAATGAGTCTTGGGAACAATTCTTCCGTCACACTTGCCAGTAACCCAACCAATATCAACAATAAAGGAGCATTAAATATTGGCAATTCTACTATCCTCACATTGAACGGTGGCATGGGCAGCATTGGTAGCGCCCACCCTGTTGGTGCACCCATAGCCAATATTGCTTCCATCAATACAAACGGCACCTTGCAAGTTGCAACAACGGCAGCTTCGGCTGTTGTAAGCGGGCAGCAGAACAGTGGGATTATTATAAGAAAGGTCGGAGATCCCAGTACGGTATCTCAGAACCCTCAGCCCAGCGAGGACTCAACGGTGGTGGTAGTAGAGAGACTCTTTAATTGTAGCGAGTGTGGAGAAAAGTTTAACTCCCTCGAGAACTTAACTTCTCACCAGGTGGTACATAAACGGCCAAACGCCCAGCCAGAGGGCAAAGCTGGCGAGGCAACTTCCAAAGACAATGAAGTTCTTCCAGGCGGGGCGGAAGACGACTCTCACACCATCTTATACACCACCCAAGGAGACGATGGCAGCACAGTTTATGTTGTCACAGTCTAG